In Exiguobacterium sp. BMC-KP, one DNA window encodes the following:
- a CDS encoding sn-glycerol-1-phosphate dehydrogenase gives MNLEQIQKQVATCFCGNPHHPISIEQINASEKVWQSLVKFVQKKEWRHLLVIADVTTQTVGYSPLQKALMTVGIDVTLVTLSPNKQGDVAADELAVVQVMLELNDSVDALIALGAGTIHDVTRFCAAKAKIPFLSVPTAPSVDGFTSKGAPLIIRGKKITYQLVSPIAVFIPSDIIRDAPRALVAAGVGDMLGKYTSLLDWRFGASDGQEPFCPVVARLTEQALFDCVKALPDIYAEKAEGLDQLMDSLILSGIAMLIFGHSHPASGGEHHLSHYWEMDFLTHERPAVLHGTKVAIATMELIDTYKTMIQEQSTVPREMGEWATQLPTRQKMESVFNSLQAPIRPEEIGISPLLLASSKREAYRLRERHTLLKQLSLQTTHFETEERSL, from the coding sequence ATGAACCTCGAACAGATACAAAAGCAGGTTGCTACATGTTTTTGTGGAAATCCACACCATCCGATTTCGATTGAGCAAATCAATGCCTCGGAAAAGGTGTGGCAATCGCTAGTCAAGTTTGTGCAGAAGAAAGAGTGGCGGCATCTTCTCGTCATCGCTGATGTCACTACGCAGACGGTCGGTTATTCCCCGTTGCAGAAAGCATTGATGACGGTAGGAATTGATGTCACCTTAGTCACGCTCTCACCGAACAAACAAGGGGACGTCGCAGCTGATGAACTAGCAGTTGTACAAGTAATGCTCGAGCTGAATGATAGTGTGGATGCATTGATTGCACTTGGAGCAGGTACCATTCATGATGTGACGCGGTTTTGTGCTGCGAAAGCAAAAATCCCATTCTTATCTGTGCCGACCGCTCCTTCAGTGGACGGATTTACTTCAAAAGGAGCCCCCTTAATCATAAGAGGGAAGAAAATCACCTATCAGCTCGTCTCACCAATTGCAGTATTCATCCCAAGCGACATTATCCGTGATGCACCTCGTGCGTTAGTGGCGGCAGGTGTCGGCGACATGCTTGGGAAGTACACCTCCTTACTGGATTGGCGTTTTGGTGCCTCTGATGGACAAGAACCCTTTTGTCCTGTAGTTGCTCGATTGACAGAACAAGCTTTATTCGATTGTGTAAAAGCTCTACCAGATATCTATGCAGAAAAAGCGGAAGGTTTAGATCAGCTGATGGATTCATTGATTTTATCAGGAATTGCGATGTTGATTTTTGGACACTCACATCCTGCATCTGGTGGAGAACACCACCTCTCTCATTACTGGGAGATGGACTTCTTGACACACGAACGTCCGGCGGTCTTGCATGGCACCAAAGTTGCAATTGCGACGATGGAACTCATCGATACCTATAAAACGATGATTCAAGAGCAGTCTACTGTACCGAGGGAGATGGGGGAGTGGGCGACTCAGCTCCCGACACGACAGAAGATGGAGTCCGTTTTTAATTCGTTACAAGCCCCGATTCGACCAGAGGAAATCGGTATTTCACCCCTTCTCCTGGCGAGTAGCAAGAGAGAAGCGTATCGGCTTCGCGAAAGACACACCCTGTTAAAACAGTTGAGCTTACAAACGACCCACTTTGAAACAGAGGAGCGTTCATTATGA
- a CDS encoding DUF6171 family protein → MKVVETRRCRTCPPTEVDTDWLLTIDAEVMAQVTDAEYQERLRQCAVCSFYQDDTCLKCGCYVSYRARLATKHCPVKVW, encoded by the coding sequence ATGAAAGTCGTCGAGACAAGACGGTGTCGTACTTGTCCTCCAACAGAAGTAGACACTGATTGGTTATTGACCATCGACGCGGAAGTCATGGCACAAGTCACGGACGCTGAATATCAGGAACGTCTTCGTCAATGTGCAGTCTGTTCGTTTTACCAGGACGATACCTGTTTGAAATGCGGATGCTATGTCTCTTATCGGGCACGCCTTGCAACGAAGCATTGTCCGGTGAAGGTTTGGTGA
- a CDS encoding glycoside hydrolase family 43 protein has protein sequence MTETIVNPIVEQRADPWIMRHTDGYYYFTASLPDFSGIPLRRAQTLGELTGAEEKVVWKKRSTGIMSANIWAPELHYIQGKWYLYFAAAREDAIFDHRMYVLENGSANPLEGEWVEKGRIKTWKESFALDATTFEHENRLYYIWAQKDPEIEGNSNLYISEMENPWTLTGPQTMIATPEYSWEKVGFLVNEGPAVMKRNGHIYVTFSASATNHNYCVGLLRIDEKEDMLDATHWKKYPQPILTTNESICEYGPGHNSFTTLADGTDIIVYHARNYKEIEGDPLWDPNRHTYIRPFSWQGDMPIFKNRMVNKEVTR, from the coding sequence ATGACAGAGACAATCGTAAATCCAATCGTAGAACAACGCGCGGATCCATGGATCATGCGTCATACAGATGGCTATTATTATTTTACGGCGTCCTTACCTGATTTTAGCGGGATTCCGCTACGTCGCGCTCAGACGCTCGGGGAATTGACTGGAGCAGAAGAGAAAGTCGTGTGGAAGAAGCGCTCCACTGGAATTATGAGTGCCAACATTTGGGCGCCAGAATTGCATTATATTCAAGGGAAATGGTATCTCTATTTCGCGGCGGCACGTGAAGATGCTATTTTTGATCATCGCATGTACGTTCTCGAGAATGGTTCAGCCAATCCGTTGGAAGGCGAATGGGTGGAAAAAGGACGAATCAAGACTTGGAAAGAATCGTTCGCCCTCGATGCAACAACTTTCGAGCATGAGAACCGGTTATATTACATTTGGGCTCAGAAAGATCCTGAAATTGAAGGGAATTCCAATCTCTATATTTCTGAAATGGAGAATCCTTGGACATTGACAGGGCCCCAGACCATGATTGCAACACCTGAATATTCATGGGAAAAAGTCGGCTTTCTGGTGAACGAAGGACCTGCTGTTATGAAGCGGAATGGACATATATATGTGACGTTCTCGGCAAGTGCAACAAATCATAACTATTGTGTAGGTCTTCTTCGTATCGATGAAAAAGAAGATATGTTAGATGCCACTCATTGGAAAAAATACCCGCAACCCATTCTTACGACAAATGAGTCAATTTGTGAATACGGACCAGGTCATAACAGTTTCACGACACTCGCAGATGGGACCGATATAATTGTCTATCATGCGCGGAACTATAAAGAAATCGAAGGTGATCCATTATGGGATCCGAATCGCCATACGTATATACGACCATTTTCTTGGCAGGGAGATATGCCTATTTTTAAAAACAGGATGGTCAACAAGGAGGTCACACGATGA
- a CDS encoding alpha-N-arabinofuranosidase — translation MNNQLVTSTLNTKEAATQLIVNVDLPKGKISKHIYGHFAEHLGRCIYEGLWVGPESTIPNTDGIRNDVLTALKKLNIPVLRWPGGCFADEYHWKDGIGPNENRKRMVNTHWGGVVENNHFGTHEFMRLCELLECEPYICGNVGSGTVQEMSEWVEYMTFNGESPMANWRQENGRIEPWSLTYFGVGNENWGCGGNMRPEYYADLYRRYQTYVRNYEGNQLYKIAGGANIDDYKWTEVLMREAGTMMDGLSLHYYTIPGDFWLGKGSALDFTEDEWFLTLKRAYYMDELITKHGQIMDQYDPDKRVGLIIDEWGTWFDVEPGTNPGFLYQQNSIRDALVAAIHFNIFHKHNDRVHMANIAQMVNVLQAMILTEGDQFILTPTYHVFEMYRVHQDAERVELAAITRDYVSKEESIPSVNATASRDSDGVLHISLCQLDHQNSDKVEIDLRGMGTISDVSARILTADHLNAHNTFEQPDVVAPREHEVKVTEDGKLIMDVPAMSVITLAVR, via the coding sequence ATGAATAACCAACTCGTCACATCAACGTTAAATACAAAAGAAGCGGCAACACAATTGATCGTCAACGTGGATTTACCAAAAGGTAAAATCAGTAAACATATCTATGGACACTTTGCGGAACACCTCGGGCGTTGTATTTATGAAGGTCTTTGGGTCGGTCCGGAGTCGACCATACCGAATACAGATGGCATTCGGAACGATGTACTAACAGCATTGAAGAAATTGAACATTCCGGTCTTACGCTGGCCGGGTGGGTGCTTTGCAGACGAATACCACTGGAAAGATGGTATCGGACCGAATGAAAACCGAAAACGGATGGTCAATACACATTGGGGTGGCGTCGTTGAAAACAATCATTTCGGAACCCATGAATTTATGCGTCTTTGTGAACTACTAGAGTGTGAGCCTTATATTTGTGGAAACGTGGGAAGTGGAACCGTCCAAGAGATGTCTGAATGGGTGGAGTACATGACGTTCAATGGTGAGTCACCGATGGCGAACTGGCGTCAGGAGAATGGCCGTATAGAGCCATGGTCGCTTACGTATTTCGGTGTTGGTAACGAGAACTGGGGTTGCGGTGGAAATATGCGTCCGGAATATTATGCCGACCTATATCGACGCTATCAGACCTATGTGCGTAACTACGAAGGCAATCAACTCTACAAGATTGCTGGTGGTGCAAACATTGATGATTATAAATGGACTGAAGTTCTTATGCGTGAAGCGGGTACGATGATGGATGGTCTCAGCCTTCACTATTACACGATCCCAGGCGATTTTTGGTTAGGTAAGGGATCAGCGCTAGACTTTACGGAAGATGAATGGTTCCTCACCTTGAAACGTGCCTATTACATGGATGAACTGATCACAAAGCATGGACAAATCATGGATCAATATGATCCAGATAAGCGGGTCGGTCTCATCATCGATGAATGGGGAACATGGTTTGACGTTGAACCAGGAACAAATCCAGGCTTCTTGTATCAACAAAACTCTATTCGGGATGCGCTCGTCGCAGCAATTCACTTCAATATCTTCCATAAGCATAATGACCGTGTTCACATGGCGAATATCGCGCAAATGGTCAATGTGCTTCAAGCGATGATTTTAACGGAGGGAGACCAGTTCATTCTCACGCCGACATACCATGTCTTTGAGATGTATCGTGTCCATCAAGATGCTGAACGTGTCGAGCTAGCAGCCATCACGCGTGACTATGTATCCAAAGAAGAATCGATTCCTTCTGTAAATGCGACAGCTTCTCGCGATTCTGATGGTGTATTGCATATTAGCCTCTGCCAGCTCGATCATCAAAACAGCGATAAGGTCGAAATTGATCTGCGAGGAATGGGTACGATTTCGGACGTATCAGCGCGCATTTTAACAGCAGATCATCTCAATGCCCATAATACATTTGAACAACCAGACGTGGTTGCGCCACGTGAGCATGAGGTCAAGGTGACGGAAGACGGGAAGCTCATCATGGATGTTCCAGCGATGAGCGTCATCACACTGGCGGTTCGCTGA
- the araA gene encoding L-arabinose isomerase: MLTANTHEFWFVTGSQMLYGEEVLRQVETHSKEMVSGLDAADVFRDRIVYKGVVKNAEEIRQMMLRANADDACAGVITWMHTFSPSKMWISGMRVLQKPLLHFGTQFNRDIPWDAIDMDFMNLNQSAHGDREHGFITSRMNVKRKVLVGHWEDELTRQKMSSWMNVAHALAESKNLKVARFGDNMRNVAVTEGDKVEAQIQLGWTVDGYGVGDLVTYMNAVSESDLDDLMEEYRTRYEMTIPGMEEEAFQESVRYQGRIELGMKAFLEAGGYTAFTTTFEDLHGINQLPGLAVQRLMEQGYGFAGEGDWKTAALVRLMKIMASNERTSFMEDYTYHFEPGNEMVLGAHMLEICPTIAVDKPRIEVHPLGIGDREAPARMVFEGQNGKALNASLIDLGHRFRLLVNTVEGIQPEEAMPNLPVARVLWKTEPSMAQAVENWIQAGGAHHTCYSYEVTTEQLRDFAELLNIEITVIDKETETVRFNNELRWNELYYRP; this comes from the coding sequence GGAAGCCAGATGCTCTACGGTGAGGAGGTACTTCGTCAAGTCGAAACACATTCGAAAGAGATGGTCTCAGGATTAGATGCAGCGGATGTCTTCCGAGATCGAATTGTTTACAAGGGAGTCGTCAAAAATGCAGAAGAAATTCGGCAGATGATGTTGCGGGCGAATGCTGATGATGCCTGTGCCGGTGTGATCACATGGATGCATACCTTCTCACCATCGAAAATGTGGATCAGTGGGATGCGTGTGTTACAAAAACCTTTGCTTCATTTTGGAACACAGTTCAATCGTGACATCCCGTGGGATGCGATCGATATGGATTTCATGAACCTCAATCAGTCGGCGCACGGTGATCGTGAACATGGTTTTATCACAAGTCGGATGAACGTGAAGCGAAAAGTACTCGTCGGACATTGGGAAGATGAACTCACACGCCAAAAGATGTCATCTTGGATGAATGTGGCACATGCGTTAGCGGAAAGTAAGAACTTAAAGGTCGCGCGTTTTGGTGACAACATGCGGAATGTAGCGGTGACGGAAGGTGATAAAGTCGAAGCCCAGATTCAACTGGGCTGGACGGTCGATGGGTATGGTGTCGGTGATCTCGTCACCTATATGAATGCGGTATCGGAGTCGGATTTAGATGACTTGATGGAAGAATATCGCACGCGGTATGAAATGACGATTCCTGGAATGGAAGAAGAAGCATTCCAGGAATCGGTCCGCTATCAAGGGCGCATCGAACTCGGCATGAAAGCTTTTCTTGAAGCAGGTGGATACACGGCCTTCACGACAACCTTCGAAGACCTACATGGCATCAATCAACTACCTGGACTAGCCGTCCAACGATTGATGGAGCAAGGGTACGGGTTTGCTGGAGAAGGAGACTGGAAAACCGCAGCACTTGTTCGACTTATGAAAATCATGGCGAGCAACGAACGGACATCTTTCATGGAAGACTATACTTATCATTTTGAACCAGGCAACGAGATGGTACTCGGAGCGCATATGCTCGAGATTTGTCCGACGATTGCGGTCGATAAGCCTAGAATCGAAGTTCATCCTCTCGGAATCGGAGATCGTGAAGCGCCAGCGCGGATGGTATTCGAAGGACAGAATGGCAAGGCACTAAACGCTAGTCTGATTGATTTAGGACATCGCTTCCGTCTCTTGGTAAACACAGTCGAGGGCATCCAACCTGAGGAAGCAATGCCGAATCTTCCGGTGGCACGTGTTCTATGGAAAACAGAACCATCGATGGCTCAAGCTGTCGAAAACTGGATCCAAGCCGGGGGAGCGCACCATACTTGTTACTCGTACGAAGTAACAACTGAACAATTGCGCGACTTCGCAGAACTTCTGAACATTGAAATTACTGTTATCGATAAAGAAACGGAGACGGTTCGATTTAATAATGAGTTACGTTGGAATGAACTGTACTATCGACCATAA
- a CDS encoding aldose epimerase family protein has protein sequence MERQEVIDQTAFTLENDMCRLRILTYGATLQEFSIQDEGWKNLILSYDTVEEYKTDTYYLGATVGRVAGRIEDGTFDMDGATYHLPQNEGKHHLHGGDGFHCRFWKVEDVSNTHLILRYVSPDGENGYMGALDVRASFVLLKDGVKITYQAISDTDTVVDMTNHTYFNLSSGNRDILQHELTLPANQFAELRNDLIPTGRLLDVDQTPFDFRSGRMLGDGPASSHPQNQLVNGYDHPFLFDDQRKATLYDPESKRSLMLSTTAPALVLYSGNQMNEETMLREGRSRKYYGVCLEPQHLPDAVHHSNFPSIQLSAGQTYHWETEYRVGKGVSR, from the coding sequence ATGGAACGACAAGAAGTAATAGATCAGACGGCATTTACGCTCGAGAACGATATGTGTCGTTTACGTATATTGACATATGGAGCAACCCTGCAAGAGTTTTCGATTCAGGATGAGGGATGGAAAAACCTCATCTTGTCTTACGATACAGTTGAAGAATACAAGACAGACACATATTACTTGGGCGCGACGGTCGGCCGTGTGGCTGGGCGAATCGAGGACGGAACATTCGATATGGACGGTGCCACGTATCATTTGCCTCAAAACGAAGGGAAACATCATCTTCACGGAGGAGATGGCTTCCACTGTCGATTCTGGAAAGTGGAAGACGTATCCAATACGCATCTCATTCTTCGGTATGTAAGTCCTGATGGTGAGAATGGCTATATGGGTGCACTCGATGTCAGAGCTTCGTTTGTATTGTTAAAAGACGGTGTCAAGATTACGTATCAGGCAATCAGTGACACAGATACAGTGGTTGATATGACAAATCATACGTATTTCAATCTAAGTAGCGGAAACCGAGATATCTTACAGCATGAATTGACGTTACCGGCTAATCAATTTGCTGAGCTTCGAAATGATTTGATTCCTACAGGTCGCCTATTGGATGTCGATCAGACCCCTTTCGACTTCCGATCAGGACGAATGCTGGGAGATGGTCCAGCTTCAAGCCATCCACAAAATCAACTCGTCAATGGTTATGATCATCCTTTTTTATTCGACGACCAACGAAAAGCGACGCTGTACGATCCTGAAAGTAAACGCTCCTTGATGTTGTCTACGACTGCACCTGCTCTCGTGCTCTATTCAGGAAACCAGATGAATGAAGAAACGATGTTACGTGAGGGACGCTCTCGAAAATATTATGGTGTTTGTCTGGAGCCTCAACATCTTCCTGACGCCGTTCATCACAGTAATTTTCCTTCTATCCAATTATCGGCGGGGCAGACGTATCACTGGGAAACGGAATATCGTGTCGGGAAAGGAGTCAGTCGATGA
- a CDS encoding glycoside hydrolase family 43 protein, whose product MNQTEDRNLVLEQRADPWVYLHSDGYYYFTASVPEYDRIELRRARSLHELKDVEAVTAWVKPDTGPMSDLIWAPELHHIHGKWYLYFAAAKSREIVNGLFDHRMFVLENGSDNPLEGEWIERGQIETQWDSFALDATVFEHQDVHYLVWAQKDPFIEGNSNLYIASLKNPWTIQKPQVMLTKPELDWETKGFLVNEGPAVLKRHGQIFITYSASATDENYCMGMLSASEDDDPLNPDVWEKSLRPVFATNDAASQYGPGHNSFTIDEQGRDVIVYHARTYTEIEGDPLYDPNRHTRAQIFTWGIDKKPYFDKPI is encoded by the coding sequence ATGAACCAGACAGAGGATCGGAATCTTGTTTTAGAGCAACGGGCAGATCCATGGGTGTATCTTCATTCTGATGGTTATTATTATTTCACAGCATCCGTTCCCGAATACGATCGAATCGAATTGCGTCGTGCTAGATCTCTTCATGAACTAAAAGATGTAGAAGCGGTGACAGCTTGGGTCAAACCTGATACTGGTCCGATGAGTGATCTGATTTGGGCACCCGAATTACATCATATTCATGGGAAATGGTATCTTTATTTTGCAGCTGCGAAGTCACGTGAAATTGTAAACGGACTCTTTGATCATCGCATGTTTGTGTTAGAGAATGGTTCGGACAACCCGCTAGAAGGCGAATGGATAGAACGAGGACAAATTGAAACACAGTGGGATTCATTTGCCCTTGATGCGACCGTGTTCGAACATCAAGATGTTCATTACTTAGTATGGGCACAAAAAGATCCTTTCATCGAAGGGAACTCGAACCTATATATCGCTTCTTTAAAGAATCCTTGGACCATTCAAAAACCGCAAGTCATGTTGACAAAGCCAGAGCTTGATTGGGAGACAAAAGGCTTTCTGGTGAACGAAGGACCTGCAGTCCTGAAGCGTCACGGACAAATCTTCATTACGTATTCTGCTAGTGCAACGGATGAGAATTATTGCATGGGTATGTTGAGTGCTTCAGAAGACGATGATCCACTGAATCCGGATGTTTGGGAAAAGTCATTGCGGCCAGTCTTCGCGACGAACGATGCGGCTAGCCAATATGGACCAGGACATAATAGCTTTACGATAGATGAGCAGGGACGCGACGTTATTGTCTATCATGCACGGACCTACACGGAAATTGAGGGTGACCCTTTGTACGATCCGAATCGTCATACACGGGCACAGATCTTTACGTGGGGTATTGATAAGAAGCCATATTTTGATAAGCCGATTTAA
- a CDS encoding methyl-accepting chemotaxis protein — translation MQNKRTHSLRNRLSLIIGMILLLFFLFSNVALYFNTTQTALSTLKKTAIQDLQRISKQIDPTTYERFLAQPEEGTDYEKLRSQLDDLRLQNGLLYTYTALVEDDHVKLMVDGSSSESASDIGEPSTGASYKDVKDVLSGKTHATDIIEDKTYGKYISVFVPIKSTDGSVIGILGGDISADEVHELTMALAKQNFPLFFLGLILFLGITLIYLRWILMRKLDPIRTLQEVAQFIAAGDLKNADLRLRDLKVSANDEIHSLAVSMQDMNDMLSKMIGEIKKTSTVITQTSKTIDSSSQEVLDGSSQIAHTMTEIAVGTESQTHVTHSLNEEMNAFAGLIQSTDEVSTNINNATIEMNELTQEGRAHMHQSVERMNVIHSHVQRSTNQVQELNRQSEEIQGLISIIRDISEQTNLLALNAAIEAARAGEQGKGFAVVASEVKNLSMHVAENVSQISSIVNNVLISTRSMEKSFTETVSETEAGKQSILDTDQSFSRLTEHVDVVSQSSQHMARQMQNVLQSENRIRHALSEIASVAEEHTAGNEEVAAASEQMIGTVTALHDLVVTLNETTEVLEKGTNRFKI, via the coding sequence ATGCAAAACAAACGTACGCATTCTTTAAGAAACAGACTATCCCTTATTATCGGTATGATTCTTCTTTTATTTTTCTTGTTCAGTAACGTCGCCCTCTATTTCAACACCACACAAACGGCACTGTCTACTCTCAAAAAGACAGCTATTCAAGATCTCCAAAGGATCTCAAAACAAATTGATCCCACAACCTATGAGCGTTTTCTCGCTCAGCCTGAAGAAGGAACAGATTATGAGAAGCTTCGTTCTCAGTTAGATGATCTGCGTCTGCAAAATGGTCTTCTATATACTTATACCGCACTCGTAGAAGATGATCACGTAAAGCTCATGGTAGATGGTAGCTCTTCGGAGAGCGCCAGTGACATCGGAGAACCTTCAACCGGCGCTTCTTACAAAGACGTAAAAGACGTTCTTTCAGGTAAGACACACGCTACTGATATCATCGAAGACAAGACATACGGTAAATATATCAGTGTTTTTGTTCCGATTAAATCCACTGACGGCAGCGTTATTGGTATTTTAGGTGGGGATATTTCAGCAGATGAGGTCCATGAACTCACGATGGCTCTCGCTAAACAAAACTTCCCGCTCTTCTTTTTAGGCCTCATCCTCTTCCTTGGCATCACATTGATTTACTTACGGTGGATTCTTATGCGCAAGCTTGATCCAATTCGTACGCTCCAAGAGGTCGCTCAATTCATTGCAGCAGGTGATTTAAAAAATGCGGATCTTCGATTACGAGATTTGAAGGTGAGCGCAAACGATGAGATCCACTCCCTTGCAGTATCGATGCAAGACATGAACGACATGTTGAGTAAGATGATTGGCGAAATCAAAAAAACTTCTACAGTGATCACTCAAACTAGTAAAACCATCGATTCCAGTTCACAGGAAGTACTCGACGGATCGTCGCAAATCGCGCATACGATGACAGAGATTGCTGTAGGAACTGAGAGCCAGACTCACGTGACTCATTCTCTCAACGAAGAGATGAATGCGTTCGCAGGTTTGATTCAGAGTACGGATGAAGTCAGCACGAATATTAATAACGCTACGATCGAGATGAATGAATTGACACAAGAGGGTCGCGCTCACATGCATCAGTCTGTCGAGCGAATGAACGTCATCCATTCTCACGTCCAACGTTCAACGAATCAAGTGCAAGAGCTCAATCGACAATCAGAAGAAATCCAAGGTCTCATTTCTATCATTCGTGATATCTCTGAACAAACCAATCTCCTGGCACTGAATGCTGCGATCGAAGCAGCTCGTGCCGGCGAGCAAGGGAAAGGATTTGCCGTCGTCGCTTCTGAAGTGAAGAATCTCTCCATGCACGTTGCAGAAAACGTCAGTCAAATCTCCTCTATTGTAAACAATGTCCTCATCAGTACTCGATCGATGGAAAAAAGTTTTACTGAGACAGTCAGTGAGACAGAGGCCGGTAAGCAATCCATCCTTGATACGGATCAATCTTTTAGTCGATTGACAGAACACGTCGATGTCGTGTCCCAGTCTTCACAACATATGGCGCGTCAAATGCAGAACGTCCTTCAATCAGAAAATCGCATTCGTCACGCGTTAAGCGAGATTGCATCCGTCGCCGAGGAACATACTGCAGGAAACGAAGAAGTCGCTGCAGCATCAGAACAGATGATTGGTACGGTCACCGCTTTGCATGACTTAGTTGTCACTTTAAACGAAACGACAGAGGTTTTAGAAAAAGGGACAAATCGCTTTAAGATTTAA